TCGCTATGCCAGCAGGTCAGAATTCGATCAATACGAATGTCGGCGCGCTTGTCGCGCTGCAGAATATGAACAGCATCAACAGCCGCCTGGATCAGACACAGAACCGTGTCTCGACCGGTTTCAAGGTCACGGGTGCGGTCGATGATGCCTCCAGCTTCTCCATCGCCCAGGGTCTGCGCGGTGAGCTGAAGGCCTACAGCGCCGTCTCCCAGGGGCTTGCCCAGGCGCGCGGCGTGATGACCGTTGCCGAGGCGGGCGCCACGTCGGTGTCTAACCTTGTCGGCGATATCAA
The nucleotide sequence above comes from Oceanibaculum indicum P24. Encoded proteins:
- a CDS encoding flagellin, producing the protein MPAGQNSINTNVGALVALQNMNSINSRLDQTQNRVSTGFKVTGAVDDASSFSIAQGLRGELKAYSAVSQGLAQARGVMTVAEAGATSVSNLVGDIKKKVVELANAAITTAQRSILTADFDQLVDQVRAFLNQATFQGTNLLNSGAATVNVISDIDGSTIELRPNDLIGDLDTFS